ACTGAACGCGCTGGGAGGAGAGTGCATTGCTCAGCCATGCCCACgaggatcaactgtgggccgtcacCTGGGCAGGAATATTTGCCCAGATCTTCGAATAACTcaccgtactttttttttttttaaataaagatgCTTCTCTATATCTCAATGCATTACCAAGCACTACAATATTCGTTTTAGGCATCTCTACAccacgtcctttttttttttgttagagcaacaattgaaaaatTTTAAATTCATGTTGGTACTCCTGTACAAGAAGTACCGGCACAAATTTCAGAAACCTTCATATTGTTGCTCTAAACAAAAGCCTGTTGTTGAAAGGCCTAACCAAAAAAAGTATCGTATATTTTAAATTCTAGTAACAAAAACACAATTTTGACTTGGATATAGAGGGGATAGCTTCACTGTGACATGTGAGTGCACTGGGATTCAGGTTTAAGCCTTGTGGGTACAGTAACTTGTTATGTACTTGCAGCGGCTCTGTCATCTGCTGTCACTTGCATGAAGTGCAAGTGAACAATGATGAGTGAATCGTTCATAGCAATTTCATCGATTTTGGTTGCATGCAGAACCAACCCAGTGAACTGCCCAGACATGTTGTGATGATGTTCATTGTGGTTGGACTGACTTTAAAATCAAATATTTGACACATGTGTCCAGTGCTTCGAAAGCGTTAGGGCTGCATGCCAAGAAATGAAAAGTGCCCCTAGGGCCACAAAATTGCATACACTCCTTGATGAAGATGCTTCTTCTCATGTGGTGCATGTGTACCTGCTGTCTAAGTGGAGCTATTTTCTTTACACCAGCAAAGAGATTTCCAAAGCCCTGAAGAAGTGTGACAACCCTCAGGCTAAGCTACGCAAGCTCAACGGGGCACTGGTGGAGTTTGCTGAAAAGAAAGGCCACTCACTACTGGAGTCTTCCAAGGAGCGACCCAAGCCACAGAGCGCTACTTTCCATGGGGCTGGACTGGTGGTTCCCTACGACAGCAAAATGGGCGTTGGCTATCGCAAGTTGCCCCTTTCAGACAGTAGGTGGATTCTTTGCTGTCACAGTTTTCTTAGTTGAAAACCAAGCAGAGACCAGGCTGATTTTTATGATTGCAGTCACCGTGCTGCTCAAAAAACAAGCTTCAAAGTTTGAAATGCACATTCAAAATGTGAAATACAAAATTTGATTACGTTAAATTCTGAAAGCACTTACTGGACTGACATTTTGAATTTAGCTGCATGGTGTGGTTGTGAGTCAAAATTCTGTGTTGTGTTGGTAATCCACTTTCACTGAGTGAAATGACTGGCAACTTCTTTTAATGTACCACGGAGAAACTTGCCCTTCACCGTATTTCACTTTACAGCTGaactaaagaaacttctggctaAATTCTCCGATGACCGTGAGGAAGGAGCTCACAAGGACAGACTGCAGGAACTTGTGACGTGGATCCACATTGCCAATGACGAATGCGACTATGGCATGGGTCTTGAGTTCAGCATTGCCCTCTTCTGTGCCGGCCATGCCAGTCTTCACCCCATCGTCAACATGTTGGGTGGCCTTGCCTATAAGCTTCTCAGGCGTGAACCATTTGCTCGCATTCTTAGTGCCCACCTGAAGCGACGAAATAAATCCCCATACGTTCTTGGCTAAAGCAATTGTGACTCCTGGTGTTTAATCAGATCGTCAAAATGTAGTTCAGCTGATGCATGTTTATAACTGTACCCCTGTGCTTTCAACCAGAAGGGAGAAGAGAAAGGCCATTTGGGCCTGCCTGTAAttcactagaggaaactctgtgATCGTTCGGCCACCATGGAAATGCAGGCTTTGAACatacttgtggctttgtttatgcTGTGTTGTTTCGAGTGAAAGAATGCACTGTTGTGAAGCCTACAAAATCAAGGTGAAGCATAACTGCTTGACTTTTGGTGAACTTGGTCTTGCGGCAAAGCGGATTCAGGCCAGATGAAGCCAAAAAAACTAAGATTAgacaaattcatgtactaccctCATTCCTATGCTCGCTAAAGctccgtgtgttgcagctcccataga
The nucleotide sequence above comes from Rhipicephalus microplus isolate Deutch F79 chromosome 2, USDA_Rmic, whole genome shotgun sequence. Encoded proteins:
- the Hpf1 gene encoding histone PARylation factor 1 isoform X2; the protein is MPKDRAHGRKRPAKDDRPPCKYGSKCYRKSTDHKKNFRHPEMGLQRDAGVSQDAHALYELLHLRLVGPFDVLAGKLTNKRARMSDDFLCHWRYFYDPPEMQTVLSGDDETMYHIGYFRDDPEEMPVFLASNVASEGCKIVKVAGNLFAVLSKEISKALKKCDNPQAKLRKLNGALVEFAEKKGHSLLESSKERPKPQSATFHGAGLVVPYDSKMGVGYRKLPLSDTELKKLLAKFSDDREEGAHKDRLQELVTWIHIANDECDYGMGLEFSIALFCAGHASLHPIVNMLGGLAYKLLRREPFARILSAHLKRRNKSPYVLG